In Primulina huaijiensis isolate GDHJ02 chromosome 6, ASM1229523v2, whole genome shotgun sequence, a single window of DNA contains:
- the LOC140979715 gene encoding putative phospholipid-transporting ATPase 9 — protein sequence MTRKGRKTRLHFRDIYSFKRKKAGSHKDDHSKIGGPGFSRVVYCNESDSLEANLRNYATNYVRTTKYTAATFLPKSLFEQFRRVANFYFLVTGSLSFTSLAPYSAVSAIIPLIIVIGVTMVKEGIEDWRRKQQDIEVNNRKVKVHQGDGLLKPTEWKNLKVGDVVKVEKDEFFPADLLLLSSSYEDAICYVETMNLDGETNLKVKQALEVTSSLHEDHELSEFRAVVKCEDPNAKLYSFVGSMEFENQQHPLSPQQLLLRGSKLRNTGHVYGAVIFTGHDTKVIQNSTSPPSKRSRIEKKMDHIVYFLFGVLFLMAFVGSVYFGVVTKKDLKNGHKRWYLRPDNASVFFDPTRAPKAAVYHFLTALLLYSYLIPISLYVSIEIVKVLQSIFINKDVYMYYEEADKPAHARTSNLNEELGQVHTVLSDKTGTLTCNLMEFVKCSVAGIAYGHGVTEVEKAVAKRKGSPLTVNGEDYSEIPIGSHKRTVNGEDYTEIPIDKKSVIKGFNFDDERIMNGNWVNEPNLDIIQKFFRVLAICQTTIPDVDDNTGNVTYEAESPDEAAFVVAARELGFEFFKRTQTSVSVNELNPASGIIVERLYNLLNVLEFNSSRKRMSVIVRDEEGKILLFSKGADSIMFERLGENGREYEEKTREHVNEYAEAGLRTLILAYRELSEEEYKTFEEKFLEAKNSVSAEREAMMDEVSDKIEKDLILLGATAVEDKLQHGVPECIDKLAQGGIKIWVLTGDKMETAINIGYACSLLRQGMKQITITLETAEITALEKISEKDAIAKVLKQNVLQQITDGTAQIAASSSGVFALIIDGKSLTYALEDDIKKLFLKLAISCASVICCRSSPKQKALVTRLVKEGTNKTTLAIGDGANDVGMLQEADIGIGISGPEGMQAVMASDIAIAQFRFLERLLLVHGHWCYRRISSMICYFFYKNVTFGFTVFLYEAYASFSAQPAYNDWFLSLYNVFFTSLPVIALGVFDQDVSARFCLKFPLLYQEGVQNVLFSWCRIIGWMFNGVCSAIIIFFFCTEALSLQPFKKNGKIAEYQILGVTMYTCVVWVVNCQMAITIDYFTLIQHIFIWGEIAIWYIFLMVYGALPPSFSTTAYKVFIESLATTPSFYILTLFVVISALLPYYVYRAIQMRFLPMYHTRIQWIRYEGL from the exons ATGACGAGAAAAGGTAGAAAAACAAGGCTACATTTCCGCGATATCTACTCGTTTAAACGTAAGAAGGCCGGATCACATAAAGATGATCATTCAAAGATTGGAGGGCCAGGTTTTTCCAGAGTTGTGTATTGCAATGAATCAGATAGTTTGGAAGCCAATCTCAGAAATTATGCGACAAATTATGTTAGGACAACCAAGTATACTGCTGCAACTTTCTTGCCCAAGTCTCTTTTTGAACAGTTCAGGAGAGTGGCTAATTTTTACTTTCTTGTAACTGGTTCTTTGTCCTTCACTTCTCTAGCACCTTATTCTGCAGTCAGTGCTATAATTCCTTTAATCATAGTTATCGGAGTAACCATGGTCAAGGAAGGAATTGAAGATTGGAGGAGAAAGCAACAG GATATTGAAGTGAACAATAGAAAGGTGAAGGTACATCAAGGTGATGGACTTTTAAAGCCCACCGAATGGAAAAATCTGAAAGTTGGAGATGTAGTTAAGGTGGAGAAAGATGAATTTTTTCCAGCAGATTTGTTGTTGCTCTCATCGAGTTATGAAGATGCTATCTGCTATGTTGAGACTATGAATCTTGATGGGGAGACAAATTTAAAAGTCAAACAAGCATTAGAAGTTACCTCCTCTTTACATGAGGATCACGAGTTAAGCGAATTCCGGGCAGTTGTTAAATGCGAGGATCCAAATGCTAAATTGTACAGTTTCGTTGGAAGTATGGAATTCGAGAACCAACAACATCCTCTTTCTCCTCAACAACTGCTTCTCAGAGGCTCAAAACTACGGAACACGGGTCATGTATATGGAGCTGTTATTTTCACCGGACATGACACGAAGGTAATTCAGAACTCAACCAGCCCTCCTTCTAAGAGAAGCCGGATTGAGAAGAAAATGGACCATATTGTCTACTTTTTATTTGGTGTTTTGTTCTTAATGGCTTTTGTCGGATCAGTTTACTTTGGTGTGGTAACTAAAAAAGACTTGAAAAACGGACACAAAAGGTGGTATCTTAGACCGGATAATGCAAGTGTTTTCTTTGATCCGACAAGAGCTCCAAAAGCTGCTGTATATCACTTCTTGACTGCCTTGTTGCTGTACAGTTACTTGATTCCAATTTCTTTATACGTGTCAATAGAAATTGTTAAGGTCCTTCAAAGCATTTTTATCAACAAAGATGTTTATATGTATTATGAGGAAGCTGACAAACCTGCTCATGCCCGCACCTCTAATTTAAACGAGGAATTAGGCCAAGTTCATACAGTTCTTTCTGATAAAACCGGCACATTGACTTGTAATTTGATGGAGTTTGTTAAATGTTCGGTCGCTGGCATTGCTTATGGACATGGTGTGACAGAAGTTGAAAAAGCAGTGGCGAAAAGGAAAGGGTCTCCACTGACAGTAAATGGAGAAGATTACAGCGAGATCCCGATTGGTAGTCATAAAAGAACAGTAAATGGAGAAGATTACACCGAGATTCCGATTGATAAAAAATCAGTTATCAAAGGTTTTAATTTCGATGACGAGAGAATCATGAATGGGAATTGGGTAAACGAGCCTAACTTGGATATTATTCAGAAATTTTTCCGGGTGCTGGCAATCTGTCAAACGACCATACCTGATGTTGACGACAACACAGGAAATGTCACATATGAAGCCGAATCACCTGATGAGGCAGCTTTTGTTGTTGCAGCGAGAGAATTGGGCTTCGAATTCTTCAAAAGAACACAAACAAGTGTATCTGTGAATGAATTGAATCCAGCGTCTGGAATTATAGTTGAAAG ATTGTACAATCtgttaaatgttttagaatTTAACAGTTCCAGGAAGAGAATGTCTGTTATAGTAAGGGATGAGGAGGGGAAGATATTGTTATTCTCCAAAGGTGCTGACAG CATCATGTTCGAGAGGCTCGGTGAAAATGGAAGGGAGTATGAAGAGAAAACCAGAGAACATGTGAATGAGTATGCTGAAGCAGGTTTAAGGACATTAATTCTTGCTTATCGGGAGCTTAGTGAAGAAGAATATAAAACATTTGAGGAGAAGTTTTTGGAGGCCAAAAACTCAGTCAGTGCAGAACGTGAGGCAATGATGGATGAGGTGTCTGATAAGATAGAAAAAGATTTGATACTCCTTGGTGCGACAGCCGTCGAGGACAAGCTTCAACATGGG GTTCCTGAATGTATCGACAAGCTTGCACAAGGTGGAATAAAAATTTGGGTTTTGACAGGGGATAAGATGGAAACTGCCATTAATATAGG CTATGCTTGTAGCTTGCTAAGACAAGGAATGAAACAAATCACTATTACCCTGGAGACTGCTGAGATCACTGCTCTGGAGAAAATCAGTGAGAAGGATGCAATTGCTAAG GTTTTGAAGCAAAATGTACTCCAGCAGATTACTGATGGGACGGCTCAGATTGCTGCATCAAGCTCTGGGGTGTTTGCCTTGATCATTGACGGGAAATCTCTGACATATGCATTGGAAGATGATATCAAGAAACTCTTTCTCAAACTTGCAATTAGTTGTGCATCTGTAATATGCTGCAGATCATCTCCGAAACAGAAAGCACTT GTAACAAGGTTAGTCAAAGAAGGAACCAACAAGACAACTTTAGCCATTGGTGATGGAGCGAACGATGTGGGAATGCTTCAAGAAGCAGATATCGGAATTGGAATCAGTGGCCCTGAAGGAATGCAG GCAGTCATGGCAAGTGATATTGCAATTGCACAATTCAGATTTCTTGAACGCTTACTTTTGGTGCATGGACATTGGTGTTACCGAAGGATTTCTTCGATG ATTTGCTACTTTTTCTATAAGAATGTTACATTTGGTTTCACCGTTTTCTTATACGAGGCTTATGCATCATTCTCTGCACAACCGGCATACAACGACTGGTTCTTGTCCCTTTACAACGTATTCTTCACGTCGTTGCCCGTTATTGCACTAGGAGTCTTTGATCAGGATGTATCTGCTAGATTCTGCCTGaag TTTCCTTTGCTATACCAAGAAGGCGTGCAGAACGTCCTCTTCAGCTGGTGCCGTATAATCGGCTGGATGTTCAATGGAGTTTGCAGTGCcattatcatcttcttcttctgcaCAGAGGCCCTAAGTCTCCAGCCGTTCAAAAAGAACGGTAAAATAGCCGAATACCAAATTCTTGGAGTGACCATGTACACTTGTGTCGTCTGGGTCGTAAATTGCCAAATGGCAATCACCATAGATTACTTCACATTAATACAACATATCTTCATATGGGGTGAAATCGCCATATGGTACATCTTTTTAATGGTATATGGAGCTCTGCCTCCCAGTTTTTCAACAACAGCCTACAAGGTTTTCATTGAATCTCTTGCTACAACTCcttctttttatattttaacgCTCTTTGTGGTCATCTCGGCCCTCTTACCATACTATGTCTATAGAGCAATACAAATGAGATTCTTGCCGATGTACCATACAAGGATACAGTGGATCCGGTATGAGGGTCTTTAG
- the LOC140979721 gene encoding probable isoprenylcysteine alpha-carbonyl methylesterase ICMEL2, which translates to MLPVYNPIPSSSSSSLPFSASTPMLIKSEVDDLGTETRIMIPSLSVDDRKSEAMPILSRTLSYTNHAADSDSYQQQRRRRVASDASLFTLSAGGRRSSSQDAGRAASDTYVISRLCFNMWRYLGVGYRWIIRFLALGCYAFLIFPGFLQVAFHYFHSSQIRRGIVYGDQPRNRLDIYLPKNSDGPKPVVAFVTGGAWVIGYKAWGSLLGVQLSERDVIVVCIDYRNFPQGTISDMVNDASQGISFVCNNIADYGGDPNRIYLMGQSAGAHIAACALLEQAIKEAGGGKTSWTVSQINSYFGLSGGYNFLSLADHFHTRGLYRSIFLSIMEGEESLRRYSPEVMVQDSNFRDAVALLPPIHLFHGTADYSIPFDASKSFAETLQSLGVQAQCILYEGKTHTDLFVQDPMRGSRDDMLEDLVAIIHSGDIEAQARDATAPPRKRLVPECMLNLAGRISPF; encoded by the exons ATGCTTCCTGTATATAATCCCATCCCCTCATCATCGTCATCATCTTTGCCTTTCTCAGCGTCAACCCCGATGCTGATCAAATCAGAAGTTGATGATCTGGGAACAGAGACAAGAATCATGATCCCTTCATTGTCGGTGGATGACAGGAAAAGTGAAGCTATGCCCATTCTTTCGAGAACCTTGAGTTACACCAACCATGCTGCCGATTCGGATTCTTATCAGCAGCAGAGGCGGAGGCGTGTGGCTAGTGATGCATCACTTTTCACCCTCTCTGCTGGCGGCCGGAGGTCTTCCAGTCAGGACGCTGGCAGAGCTGCTTCTGATACTTACGTGATATCTCGGCTATGCTTCAACATGTGGCGGTATCTTGG GGTAGGCTACAGATGGATCATCCGGTTTCTCGCCCTTGGGTGTTATGCTTTCCTTATTTTTCCTGGTTTTCTTCAAG TTGCTTTTCATTACTTCCACTCTAGTCAGATACGTAGAGGTATTGTTTATGGAGACCAGCCCAGAAATAG GCTTGATATTTATTTGCCTAAAAACAGTGATGGACCAAAGCCAGTTGTTGCATTTGTAACTGGTGGAGCTTGGGTTATCGG TTATAAAGCGTGGGGTTCTCTTTTAGGAGTACAGCTATCAGAAAGAGATGTTATAGTGGTTTGCATAGATTACAG GAATTTCCCACAGGGAACTATAAGCGACATGGTGAATGACGCTTCTCAAGGTATTTCATTTGTCTGCAATAATATTGCAGACTATGGTGGCGATCCTAACAG AATATACCTCATGGGGCAGTCAGCTGGTGCACATATTGCTGCTTGTGCTCTACTAGAGCAGGCAATCAAAGAGGCTGGAGGAGGGAAAACTTCTTGGACTGTATCTCAAATAAACTCGTATTTTGGTTTATCTGGAGG ATACAATTTTCTCAGCTTGGCTGATCATTTCCATACTCGAGGTTTGTACCGCTCCATATTTCTAAG CATAATGGAGGGAGAAGAATCTTTACGACGGTATTCTCCAGAAGTAATGGTGCAAGACTCCAACTTTAGGGATGCAGTCGCCCTTCTACCACCTATACACCTTTTCCATGGAACTGCAGATTATTCTATTCCCTTTGATGCCAG TAAAAGTTTTGCTGAGACGCTTCAAAGCTTGGGGGTACAAGCTCAATGTATTCTATATGAAGGGAAGACTCATACAGATTTGTTCGTTCAG GATCCAATGAGGGGCAGCAGAGACGACATGCTTGAAGATTTGGTTGCAATTATTCATTCAGGAGACATTGAAGCTCAGGCCAGAGATGCGACAGCTCCACCAAGAAAACGCCTTGTGCCTGAATGCATGTTAAACTTAGCAGGCCGAATCAGCCCGTTCTAA